One window of the Dreissena polymorpha isolate Duluth1 chromosome 5, UMN_Dpol_1.0, whole genome shotgun sequence genome contains the following:
- the LOC127832242 gene encoding hairy/enhancer-of-split related with YRPW motif protein 1-like isoform X3 → MLSEKPRSSLSDTRKVTKSTMEKKRRARINNSLIELKAILAGMVTHKGERFEKMEKADILEMTVDCVRQLQKQSRTGERMCTPSTSDSDYKSGIETCVGEVMRVLSSTEVDGAGQEMKSKLLTHISNRLGTSPNHSANFRSSGTAAISPRVNECSERQQFTTSPSAHAQTDNTANTDGVEAENIHEEDNAAPELFSVWRPPPLLPGTVPRQISPIQEAGNSDLVAAQSAAPNVPVTILVPANIYTTQNGGTFFIPVAFSGAIPYLSPQASALDSYCTTISSGINTVVSMPQVFGISPSYTSNSNTCSASITTNISPVIVYRDNTNAEDTTEHFAQPNSSQTQMPQKRTDDSKTISVPTVIRRTSTGPAQLTCSPVYTPVAKRLEPPQGCAILPKPPALNTSYCSQSYNQSYARSAFLHMNHDRGDAPDVSRARLSERYADPEQPRPEDHSVWRPW, encoded by the exons ATGCTGTCCGAAAAACCTCGAAGTTCGTTGTCCGATACGCGAAAG GTGACAAAGTCAACGATGGAAAAGAAGAGGCGCGCCCGCATAAACAACAGTCTCATAGAGCTAAAGGCTATATTGGCTGGCATGGTGACGCACAAG GGTGAAAGATTCGAAAAGATGGAAAAGGCAGACATTTTAGAAATGACGGTCGATTGTGTGCGTCAACTTCAGAAACAGTCGCGTACCG GTGAGCGAATGTGCACGCCGTCAACAAGCGACAGTGACTACAAGAGCGGCATCGAGACGTGTGTAGGGGAGGTTATGCGTGTGCTCTCTTCCACTGAGGTTGACGGCGCGGGCCAAGAGATGAAGAGCAAGCTTCTCACTCACATCTCCAACAGGCTCGGCACGTCTCCTAATCATTCGGCGAACTTTCGTTCTTCTGGCACTGCGGCGATTTCCCCGCGCGTAAATGAATGCTCAGAGCGTCAACAGTTTACGACGAGTCCAAGCGCGCACGCCCAAACGGACAATACCGCCAATACAGACGGTGTAGAGGCAGAAAACATACACGAAGAAGACAATGCCGCTCCCGAGCTATTTTCCGTGTGGCGCCCTCCGCCTCTGTTGCCCGGTACAGTCCCGCGTCAGATCTCTCCGATACAGGAAGCGGGCAATAGCGACTTAGTGGCTGCACAGTCGGCCGCACCGAATGTTCCGGTAACTATATTAGTCCCGGCGAATATTTATACAACACAGAATGGCGGAACGTTTTTCATTCCCGTGGCCTTTAGCGGCGCCATTCCGTACCTTTCTCCACAAGCGTCGGCGCTAGACTCTTATTGTACCACAATTTCATCCGGTATAAACACTGTTGTTTCAATGCCTCAAGTGTTTGGAATTTCACCTTCGTATACTAGTAATAGTAATACATGTAGTGCAAGTATCACAACAAATATATCACCAGTGATTGTGTATCGAGATAATACTAATGCGGAGGACACGACCGAACACTTTGCTCAGCCAAATAGTTCTCAGACTCAGATGCCGCAAAAACGAACTGACGATTCAAAAACAATTTCAGTACCAACTGTTATCAGGAGAACCTCAACGGGACCAGCACAACTCACGTGTTCACCAGTGTATACGCCTGTGGCAAAACGATTGGAACCCCCGCAAGGATGTGCTATTTTGCCCAAACCGCCTGCTCTAAACACTTCATATTGTTCTCAGTCTTACAACCAGAGCTATGCGCGGTCTGCTTTCCTTCATATGAACCATGACCGAGGTGATGCGCCGGATGTTTCGCGTGCTCGTTTAAGCGAGAGATATGCCGACCCCGAGCAGCCTCGGCCCGAAGATCATTCCGTTTGGAGACCGTGGTAG
- the LOC127832242 gene encoding hairy/enhancer-of-split related with YRPW motif protein 1-like isoform X4 has translation MESTHSVSSLSQHVTKSTMEKKRRARINNSLIELKAILAGMVTHKGERFEKMEKADILEMTVDCVRQLQKQSRTGERMCTPSTSDSDYKSGIETCVGEVMRVLSSTEVDGAGQEMKSKLLTHISNRLGTSPNHSANFRSSGTAAISPRVNECSERQQFTTSPSAHAQTDNTANTDGVEAENIHEEDNAAPELFSVWRPPPLLPGTVPRQISPIQEAGNSDLVAAQSAAPNVPVTILVPANIYTTQNGGTFFIPVAFSGAIPYLSPQASALDSYCTTISSGINTVVSMPQVFGISPSYTSNSNTCSASITTNISPVIVYRDNTNAEDTTEHFAQPNSSQTQMPQKRTDDSKTISVPTVIRRTSTGPAQLTCSPVYTPVAKRLEPPQGCAILPKPPALNTSYCSQSYNQSYARSAFLHMNHDRGDAPDVSRARLSERYADPEQPRPEDHSVWRPW, from the exons GTGACAAAGTCAACGATGGAAAAGAAGAGGCGCGCCCGCATAAACAACAGTCTCATAGAGCTAAAGGCTATATTGGCTGGCATGGTGACGCACAAG GGTGAAAGATTCGAAAAGATGGAAAAGGCAGACATTTTAGAAATGACGGTCGATTGTGTGCGTCAACTTCAGAAACAGTCGCGTACCG GTGAGCGAATGTGCACGCCGTCAACAAGCGACAGTGACTACAAGAGCGGCATCGAGACGTGTGTAGGGGAGGTTATGCGTGTGCTCTCTTCCACTGAGGTTGACGGCGCGGGCCAAGAGATGAAGAGCAAGCTTCTCACTCACATCTCCAACAGGCTCGGCACGTCTCCTAATCATTCGGCGAACTTTCGTTCTTCTGGCACTGCGGCGATTTCCCCGCGCGTAAATGAATGCTCAGAGCGTCAACAGTTTACGACGAGTCCAAGCGCGCACGCCCAAACGGACAATACCGCCAATACAGACGGTGTAGAGGCAGAAAACATACACGAAGAAGACAATGCCGCTCCCGAGCTATTTTCCGTGTGGCGCCCTCCGCCTCTGTTGCCCGGTACAGTCCCGCGTCAGATCTCTCCGATACAGGAAGCGGGCAATAGCGACTTAGTGGCTGCACAGTCGGCCGCACCGAATGTTCCGGTAACTATATTAGTCCCGGCGAATATTTATACAACACAGAATGGCGGAACGTTTTTCATTCCCGTGGCCTTTAGCGGCGCCATTCCGTACCTTTCTCCACAAGCGTCGGCGCTAGACTCTTATTGTACCACAATTTCATCCGGTATAAACACTGTTGTTTCAATGCCTCAAGTGTTTGGAATTTCACCTTCGTATACTAGTAATAGTAATACATGTAGTGCAAGTATCACAACAAATATATCACCAGTGATTGTGTATCGAGATAATACTAATGCGGAGGACACGACCGAACACTTTGCTCAGCCAAATAGTTCTCAGACTCAGATGCCGCAAAAACGAACTGACGATTCAAAAACAATTTCAGTACCAACTGTTATCAGGAGAACCTCAACGGGACCAGCACAACTCACGTGTTCACCAGTGTATACGCCTGTGGCAAAACGATTGGAACCCCCGCAAGGATGTGCTATTTTGCCCAAACCGCCTGCTCTAAACACTTCATATTGTTCTCAGTCTTACAACCAGAGCTATGCGCGGTCTGCTTTCCTTCATATGAACCATGACCGAGGTGATGCGCCGGATGTTTCGCGTGCTCGTTTAAGCGAGAGATATGCCGACCCCGAGCAGCCTCGGCCCGAAGATCATTCCGTTTGGAGACCGTGGTAG
- the LOC127832242 gene encoding hairy/enhancer-of-split related with YRPW motif protein 2-like isoform X2 produces the protein MLHQSLEYTRKYFTTAKIYYLMCGQVTKSTMEKKRRARINNSLIELKAILAGMVTHKGERFEKMEKADILEMTVDCVRQLQKQSRTGERMCTPSTSDSDYKSGIETCVGEVMRVLSSTEVDGAGQEMKSKLLTHISNRLGTSPNHSANFRSSGTAAISPRVNECSERQQFTTSPSAHAQTDNTANTDGVEAENIHEEDNAAPELFSVWRPPPLLPGTVPRQISPIQEAGNSDLVAAQSAAPNVPVTILVPANIYTTQNGGTFFIPVAFSGAIPYLSPQASALDSYCTTISSGINTVVSMPQVFGISPSYTSNSNTCSASITTNISPVIVYRDNTNAEDTTEHFAQPNSSQTQMPQKRTDDSKTISVPTVIRRTSTGPAQLTCSPVYTPVAKRLEPPQGCAILPKPPALNTSYCSQSYNQSYARSAFLHMNHDRGDAPDVSRARLSERYADPEQPRPEDHSVWRPW, from the exons ATGTTGCATCAGAGTTTGGAATATACGCGGAAATATTTCACAACAGCCAAAATATATTACCTAATGTGTGGTCAG GTGACAAAGTCAACGATGGAAAAGAAGAGGCGCGCCCGCATAAACAACAGTCTCATAGAGCTAAAGGCTATATTGGCTGGCATGGTGACGCACAAG GGTGAAAGATTCGAAAAGATGGAAAAGGCAGACATTTTAGAAATGACGGTCGATTGTGTGCGTCAACTTCAGAAACAGTCGCGTACCG GTGAGCGAATGTGCACGCCGTCAACAAGCGACAGTGACTACAAGAGCGGCATCGAGACGTGTGTAGGGGAGGTTATGCGTGTGCTCTCTTCCACTGAGGTTGACGGCGCGGGCCAAGAGATGAAGAGCAAGCTTCTCACTCACATCTCCAACAGGCTCGGCACGTCTCCTAATCATTCGGCGAACTTTCGTTCTTCTGGCACTGCGGCGATTTCCCCGCGCGTAAATGAATGCTCAGAGCGTCAACAGTTTACGACGAGTCCAAGCGCGCACGCCCAAACGGACAATACCGCCAATACAGACGGTGTAGAGGCAGAAAACATACACGAAGAAGACAATGCCGCTCCCGAGCTATTTTCCGTGTGGCGCCCTCCGCCTCTGTTGCCCGGTACAGTCCCGCGTCAGATCTCTCCGATACAGGAAGCGGGCAATAGCGACTTAGTGGCTGCACAGTCGGCCGCACCGAATGTTCCGGTAACTATATTAGTCCCGGCGAATATTTATACAACACAGAATGGCGGAACGTTTTTCATTCCCGTGGCCTTTAGCGGCGCCATTCCGTACCTTTCTCCACAAGCGTCGGCGCTAGACTCTTATTGTACCACAATTTCATCCGGTATAAACACTGTTGTTTCAATGCCTCAAGTGTTTGGAATTTCACCTTCGTATACTAGTAATAGTAATACATGTAGTGCAAGTATCACAACAAATATATCACCAGTGATTGTGTATCGAGATAATACTAATGCGGAGGACACGACCGAACACTTTGCTCAGCCAAATAGTTCTCAGACTCAGATGCCGCAAAAACGAACTGACGATTCAAAAACAATTTCAGTACCAACTGTTATCAGGAGAACCTCAACGGGACCAGCACAACTCACGTGTTCACCAGTGTATACGCCTGTGGCAAAACGATTGGAACCCCCGCAAGGATGTGCTATTTTGCCCAAACCGCCTGCTCTAAACACTTCATATTGTTCTCAGTCTTACAACCAGAGCTATGCGCGGTCTGCTTTCCTTCATATGAACCATGACCGAGGTGATGCGCCGGATGTTTCGCGTGCTCGTTTAAGCGAGAGATATGCCGACCCCGAGCAGCCTCGGCCCGAAGATCATTCCGTTTGGAGACCGTGGTAG
- the LOC127832242 gene encoding protein deadpan-like isoform X1 — protein sequence MLYVNNVVFEPVNLFTAIVWTDFKAIPLLCSGKLAGQRCCPKNLEVRCPIRERTECLQVTKSTMEKKRRARINNSLIELKAILAGMVTHKGERFEKMEKADILEMTVDCVRQLQKQSRTGERMCTPSTSDSDYKSGIETCVGEVMRVLSSTEVDGAGQEMKSKLLTHISNRLGTSPNHSANFRSSGTAAISPRVNECSERQQFTTSPSAHAQTDNTANTDGVEAENIHEEDNAAPELFSVWRPPPLLPGTVPRQISPIQEAGNSDLVAAQSAAPNVPVTILVPANIYTTQNGGTFFIPVAFSGAIPYLSPQASALDSYCTTISSGINTVVSMPQVFGISPSYTSNSNTCSASITTNISPVIVYRDNTNAEDTTEHFAQPNSSQTQMPQKRTDDSKTISVPTVIRRTSTGPAQLTCSPVYTPVAKRLEPPQGCAILPKPPALNTSYCSQSYNQSYARSAFLHMNHDRGDAPDVSRARLSERYADPEQPRPEDHSVWRPW from the exons ATGTTATATGTGAATAATGTTGTGTTTGAACCTGTAAACCTTTTTACTGCGATTGTGTGGACAGATTTCAAGGCGATTCCGTTATTGTGTTCGGGAAAACTCGCAGGGCAAAGATGCTGTCCGAAAAACCTCGAAGTTCGTTGTCCGATACGCGAAAG GACTGAATGTCTTCAGGTGACAAAGTCAACGATGGAAAAGAAGAGGCGCGCCCGCATAAACAACAGTCTCATAGAGCTAAAGGCTATATTGGCTGGCATGGTGACGCACAAG GGTGAAAGATTCGAAAAGATGGAAAAGGCAGACATTTTAGAAATGACGGTCGATTGTGTGCGTCAACTTCAGAAACAGTCGCGTACCG GTGAGCGAATGTGCACGCCGTCAACAAGCGACAGTGACTACAAGAGCGGCATCGAGACGTGTGTAGGGGAGGTTATGCGTGTGCTCTCTTCCACTGAGGTTGACGGCGCGGGCCAAGAGATGAAGAGCAAGCTTCTCACTCACATCTCCAACAGGCTCGGCACGTCTCCTAATCATTCGGCGAACTTTCGTTCTTCTGGCACTGCGGCGATTTCCCCGCGCGTAAATGAATGCTCAGAGCGTCAACAGTTTACGACGAGTCCAAGCGCGCACGCCCAAACGGACAATACCGCCAATACAGACGGTGTAGAGGCAGAAAACATACACGAAGAAGACAATGCCGCTCCCGAGCTATTTTCCGTGTGGCGCCCTCCGCCTCTGTTGCCCGGTACAGTCCCGCGTCAGATCTCTCCGATACAGGAAGCGGGCAATAGCGACTTAGTGGCTGCACAGTCGGCCGCACCGAATGTTCCGGTAACTATATTAGTCCCGGCGAATATTTATACAACACAGAATGGCGGAACGTTTTTCATTCCCGTGGCCTTTAGCGGCGCCATTCCGTACCTTTCTCCACAAGCGTCGGCGCTAGACTCTTATTGTACCACAATTTCATCCGGTATAAACACTGTTGTTTCAATGCCTCAAGTGTTTGGAATTTCACCTTCGTATACTAGTAATAGTAATACATGTAGTGCAAGTATCACAACAAATATATCACCAGTGATTGTGTATCGAGATAATACTAATGCGGAGGACACGACCGAACACTTTGCTCAGCCAAATAGTTCTCAGACTCAGATGCCGCAAAAACGAACTGACGATTCAAAAACAATTTCAGTACCAACTGTTATCAGGAGAACCTCAACGGGACCAGCACAACTCACGTGTTCACCAGTGTATACGCCTGTGGCAAAACGATTGGAACCCCCGCAAGGATGTGCTATTTTGCCCAAACCGCCTGCTCTAAACACTTCATATTGTTCTCAGTCTTACAACCAGAGCTATGCGCGGTCTGCTTTCCTTCATATGAACCATGACCGAGGTGATGCGCCGGATGTTTCGCGTGCTCGTTTAAGCGAGAGATATGCCGACCCCGAGCAGCCTCGGCCCGAAGATCATTCCGTTTGGAGACCGTGGTAG